One window from the genome of Hoplias malabaricus isolate fHopMal1 chromosome X2, fHopMal1.hap1, whole genome shotgun sequence encodes:
- the LOC136677549 gene encoding V-set and immunoglobulin domain-containing protein 10-like, with protein MTIFGVVFLFSLLCQTATAADDQEQPFVITGEKGLSVTLPCFGRLDNGTLLVTRWKKAGEILIWREQSHPEQAGHLSILDDGSLKITGLLTIDENLYECAPVPRNGSSSRSILLQVAYGPTDMAIDIKPFNVLPNETIFVKKGNNVSFKCSSMSEPSQNLTWFFQDVRRAFAATSQLEFEINNIQPADQGNYTCTAYNPLNNRTVMQTQELLVYYDSDRHPNCSWEQVTEPDLIHFTCSWYEVYPSPILQVFLTSKTDTSDVVIDTKATENLGVTLNRTMLYEGQNITCKARHMETTPGQEKSCFFTLKSPYPMGEPLVAVLEGKELTLSCTEGSSFPPAKTVWQKGKNKETIVPSSRYILDVQGPVLTLTIKNVTKGDEDYYFCWSENVLGAKMLEVYLTVKSSADISGVMVGVFISVLIVIAGVTVGILAYSRRDRICLSLRFSALEEDRTDVVSLVESDDGDVFNDTVPSLPPISNGLGPIHATTLVEIHRIQSSDHEDNLNDADQTDPD; from the exons ATGACTATATTTGGAGTAGTTTTCCTCTTCTCACTCTTGTGTCAAACAG CTACAGCTGCAGACGATCAAGAGCAGCCATTTGTTATAACTGGAGAAAAAGGATTGAGCGTCACTTTGCCATGTTTTGGAAGACTAGACAATGGCACCCTGCTGGTGACCCGCTGGAAAAAGGCTGGAGAGATTCTCATCTGGCGAGAGCAGTCTCACCCAGAGCAGGCGGGCCATTTGTCCATCTTGGATGACGGCAGCTTGAAAATCACAGGGCTGTTGACTATAGATGAGAATTTGTATGAGTGTGCTCCTGTGCCCAGAAATGGCAGCTCCTCTCGGAGTATACTTTTACAGGTTGCCT ATGGACCAACTGACATGGCAATAGACATAAAACCGTTTAACGTCTTACCAAATGAAACAATTTTCGTCAAAAAAGGCAACAACGTTTCCTTCAAATGCTCCAGCATGTCCGAGCCTTCACAGAACCTGACATGGTTTTTTCAAGATGTCCGCAGGGCTTTTGCTGCCACATCACAGCTGGAGTTTGAGATAAATAACATTCAGCCTGCAGATCAGGGGAACTACACTTGCACAGCTTACAACCCCCTCAACAACAGGACTGtgatgcagacacaggaacttCTGGTCTACT ATGATTCGGATAGACATCCGAACTGTAGCTGGGAGCAGGTCACTGAACCCGACCTTATTCACTTTACCTGTTCATGGTACGAGGTCTACCCTTCACCTATTCTGCAGGTGTTTTTGACCTCTAAGACAGACACATCAGACGTCGTTATTGACACAAAGGCCACAGAGAACCTAGGGGTCACCCTGAACAGGACGATGCTATATGAAGGGCAGAACATCACCTGTAAAGCACGACATATGGAAACAACACCTGGCCAGGAAAAATCCTGCTTCTTCACACTCA AATCCCCGTATCCAATGGGAGAGCCACTGGTGGCTGTTCTGGAGGGCAAAGAGCTCACTCTTTCTTGCACAGAGGGCAGCTCTTTCCCACCTGCTAAAACTGTATGGCAGAAAGGAAAGAATAAGGAAACTATAGTTCCCAGCTCCAGATACATCCTGGATGTCCAAGGTCCAGTGCTGACCCTaaccattaaaaatgtgacAAAGGGTGATGAAGATTATTACTTCTGTTGGAGTGAAAATGTTCTGGGTGCAAAGATGCTGGAAGTCTACCTTACTGTCAAAT CATCTGCAGACATTTCAGGGGTCATGGTGGGAGTCTTCATCTCAGTTCTGATCGTAATTGCTGGGGTCACTGTGGGGATTCTTGCATACTCACGCCGGGACAGGATTTGTCTGA gTCTAAGATTTAG TGCTCTCGAGGAGGACAGGACTGATGTGGTGAGTCTGGTGGAATCAGATGATGGTGATGTTTTTAACGACACTGTTCCCAGTCTCCCTCCAATCTCAAATGGTCTTGGTCCAATCCACGCCACAACGCTCGTAGAGATCCACCGCATCCAGTCCA